One region of Oryza sativa Japonica Group chromosome 10, ASM3414082v1 genomic DNA includes:
- the LOC107279017 gene encoding disease resistance protein RGA2-like: MTHLPCFFATPLKRSRTTTVCPETKKKFSMELQGALQNIETVIGDINEFVILLARCERMSHRPYDAYLYIDNFMFGRHVEKHHLINFLLENNILGPPAVIPVIGGHKVGKRTLVTHVCNDERIRSHFPLIFHISGANLSRITENGNLSARTLIIVEFISDVDDNDWITFYSSMANLNRGNKVIILTKIQKLERFGTVKPITVDRLVYEEYRYLFKTLAFGSANPMDHPQLVPIVEEFAMLLRGRLIQANILADVLRKNLNVHFWLFALKGVQITVKKYLSMYGTHPHELFDQGHPVHLTDYVLYPADTTENAPNNDLPKLTFGDLITGRIFPPKGNFNLVSWESRIPPYTSFVHMARFSPSLAEDKPESHLSGRKRPREDWSKVQPQNPFAYFSQNQATGSRKTK, from the coding sequence ATGACTCATCTTCCTTGTTTTTTTGCCACTCCTCTCAAAAGATCTCGCACTACTACTGTTTGTCCGGAAACAAAGAAGAAATTCAGTATGGAGCTACAAGGTGCACTGCAAAACATAGAGACTGTAATTGGTGATATCAATGAGTTTGTAATCCTTCTGGCTAGATGTGAGCGCATGTCCCATAGGCCCTATGATGCCTATCTTTACATCGACAATTTCATGTTTGGTCGACATGTGGAAAAGCACCATCTGATCAACTTCTTACTGGAAAACAACATTCTTGGTCCTCCAGCTGTAATACCGGTTATCGGTGGTCATAAAGTAGGGAAGAGGACACTTGTAACGCATGTATGCAACGATGAGAGAATTCGCTCTCATTTCCCTCTTATTTTTCACATCAGTGGAGCGAACCTTTCAAGAATTACAGAAAATGGAAATCTATCTGCAAGGACATTGATAATTGTGGAGTTCATTTCAGATGTAGATGACAATGACTGGATAACGTTTTATTCATCTATGGCAAACCTTAACAGAGGAAACAAAGTGATAATCTTAACTAAAATACAAAAATTGGAGAGGTTCGGAACTGTCAAGCCCATTACCGTAGATAGACTGGTGTATGAGGAGTACAGATACCTATTCAAGACACTAGCTTTTGGAAGCGCGAACCCGATGGACCATCCACAACTTGTCCCAATAGTTGAAGAATTTGCAATGCTATTGCGAGGCAGGCTCATCCAAGCCAACATACTTGCAGATGTATTGAGAAAGAATTTGAATGTTCATTTCTGGCTTTTTGCATTGAAAGGGGTCCAAATTACAGTCAAGAAGTATTTGTCCATGTATGGTACCCATCCGCATGAGCTTTTTGATCAAGGCCATCCAGTACATTTGACAGACTATGTATTATATCCTGCAGATACTACAGAAAATGCCCCAAACAATGATTTACCTAAGTTGACatttggcgacttgataacagGCCGCATTTTTCCACCAAAGGGCAATTTTAATCTAGTTTCATGGGAGTCCAGAATACCACCATACACTTCATTTGTTCACATGGCTCGCTTTTCTCCAAGTCTTGCGGAAGATAAACCGGAATCACACCTGTCAGGGAGGAAACGTCCAAG
- the LOC107275992 gene encoding putative disease resistance protein RGA3 has translation MELIKSAITGDLTSRLISFLVNKFSDHTCSEEKVTRLEQLLLRVHMVVEEADGRYITNSCMLVHLKMVVTAMYSGYRVLDTIKYMKNKEDTGDLVNDSSTSSALSFATPLKRSRTTVCTARKRIFSSELQCALEKLESVVGDMNEFVILLAGCERISQKPYDTYIYIDNFMFGRHVEKQHLINFLLENNIAGPPPVLPIIGGRGVGKRTLVTHVCNDERVSSQFNFILHINGANLGQITENGNLSARTLVIEFFSDVDDNDWKKFYSHVTNLSRENKVIILTTIEKLERFGTVKPMTLNRLVYEEYRYLFKTLAFGSTDPVDHPQLIPIVEEFAELLEGRLIPANILADVLRKNLNVHFWLCKLRQVQITAKKNMTMSGAHPHKLFDQGHPAHFTGYILSPPTIITPNVPQNDLPQLRFGDLLTGHIFPPNGDFKLISWESRIPPYTSFVHTARFCLSLSQDQPESPLSGRKHRRPFS, from the exons ATGGAGCTCATCAAATCAGCTATAACAGGTGATCTAACTAGTCGATTAATCTCCTTTCTTGTGAACAAGTTTTCAGATCATACATGCTCTGAGGAGAAGGTAACAAGACTGGAGCAACTCCTTCTAAGAGTTCACATGGTTGTCGAGGAGGCAGATGGGCGATACATCACCAATTCATGTATGCTAGTGCATCTGAAGATGGTAGTCACAGCCATGTACAGTGGCTATCGTGTGCTGGACACCATCAAATACATGAAGAATAAGGAGGACACCGGTGACCTGGTAAAtgact cctcaacatcat CTGCCTTATCTTTTGCTACTCCTCTCAAACGTTCTCGCACTACTGTCTGTACTGCAAGAAAAAGGATATTCAGTAGTGAGTTACAATGTGCACTAGAAAAACTAGAATCTGTAGTTGGTGATATGAATGAGTTTGTCATCCTTTTGGCTGGATGCGAGCGCATTTCCCAAAAGCCCTACGATACATATATTTACATCGACAATTTCATGTTCGGTCGACACGTGGAAAAGCAACATCTCATCAACTTCTTACTGGAAAACAATATTGCTGGTCCTCCACCTGTACTACCGATTATTGGAGGTCGTGGAGTTGGGAAGAGAACACTTGTCACGCATGTATGCAATGATGAGAGGGTTAGCTCTCAGTTCAATTTTATTTTGCACATCAATGGAGCAAACCTTGGGCAAATTACAGAAAATGGAAATCTTTCAGCGAGGACACTTGTAATTGAGTTTTTTTCAGATGTAGATGACAATGATTGgaaaaaattttattcacatgTTACAAACCTGAGCAGAGAAAATAAAGTGATAATCTTGACTACAATTGAAAAACTGGAGAGATTTGGAACTGTCAAGCCAATGACTCTAAATAGGCTGGTATATGAAGAGTACAGGTACCTATTCAAGACACTCGCATTTGGAAGCACAGACCCAGTAGACCATCCACAACTCATTCCAATTGTGGAAGAATTCGCAGAGCTATTGGAAGGAAGGCTTATCCCAGCCAACATACTTGCAGATGTATTGAGAAAGAATTTGAATGTTCATTTCTGGCTTTGCAAACTGAGACAGGTCCAAATTACAGCCAAGAAGAACATGACCATGTCTGGCGCCCATCCACACAAACTTTTTGATCAAGGTCATCCAGCACATTTCACGGGCTACATATTGTCTCCTCCAACTATTATCACACCAAATGTTCCCCAAAATGATTTGCCACAGTTGAGATTTGGTGACTTGCTAACAGGCCATATTTTTCCACCGAACGGTGATTTTAAGTTAATTTCATGGGAGTCGAGGATACCGCCATACACTTCATTTGTTCACACGGCTCGCTTCTGTCTAAGTCTTTCTCAAGATCAACCTGAATCACCTTTGTCAGGGAGGAAGCATCGAAGGCCATTTTCCTAG
- the LOC4348050 gene encoding uncharacterized protein isoform X2 has protein sequence MEVALSAIASDLINRLTSFLMKKYMESTSIDDKMKRLKELLLRVHIVVEEADGRCITNPMMLMQLKMLAESMYRGYYMLDTIKYKSPKDEEGGPLVLPIIGGCRVGKKALVSHVCGDERIRSYFRSILYINGDNMWGMEHTNFKRERTLIVGEFFTDIDEDDWVKFYSTISQKTDRGSKVIIISRIGKLARFGTVKTVCLNSLSQEEYSYLFKMLAFGSIDEKDHPKMAMVANDLAVVLGGSLITANVVADLLRRNHDFQLWNSVLQRFKEMVKSNLSKYGEHPKDIIEKEHPIDITRFGSSYRTRLHLMPPRVERDDSPNRKKPSLLFRDLIAGCAAIPDGDFELVTWESRIPPHTMYVQSVVAFVNVKNGCTTSTRKRRSNA, from the exons ATGGAGGTAGCCTTATCTGCAATTGCAAGTGACCTAATCAACCGACTCACATCATTTCTGATGAAGAAATACATGGAAAGTACTTCTATAGATGACAAGATGAAGAGGCTGAAGGAACTCCTACTTAGAGTCCACATAGTCGTCGAGGAAGCAGATGGGCGATGCATCACAAACCCTATGATGTTAATGCAACTCAAGATGCTTGCAGAAAGCATGTATCGAGGGTACTACATGCTGGACACAATCAAGTACAAATCACCAAAGGATGAAGAG GGTGGTCCTCTTGTTCTTCCAATCATTGGTGGCTGCAGGGTAGGAAAGAAAGCTTTAGTCAGCCATGTCTGTGGTGACGAGCGGATCAGATCTTACTTTCGTTCAATTTTGTACATCAATGGAGATAACATGTGGGGAATGGAGCACACAAACTTCAAAAGGGAGAGGACTTTGATAGTAGGTGAATTTTTTACAGACATAGATGAAGATGACTGGGTAAAGTTCTATTCTACTATAAGTCAAAAGACAGATCGAGGGAGCAAAGTGATAATCATAAGTCGGATTGGAAAGCTTGCAAGGTTTGGAACAGTAAAGACAGTTTGTCTAAACAGTTTATCACAAGAGGAATATAGCTACCTTTTCAAGATGCTAGCATTTGGAAGCATAGATGAAAAGGACCATCCTAAGATGGCCATGGTTGCAAATGATCTTGCAGTTGTCTTGGGTGGATCACTGATAACTGCAAACGTGGTTGCTGACTTGCTTAGAAGGAACCATGATTTTCAATTATGGAACAGCGTATTGCAGCGCTTCAAGGAGATGGTAAAAAGTAACTTGTCAAAATATGGTGAACATCCAAAAGATATCATTGAGAAAGAGCATCCAATAGACATAACTAGATTTGGATCATCTTATCGTACTCGTCTTCATCTGATGCCACCTCGAGTAGAAAGGGATGATAGTCCAAACAGGAAAAAACCAAGTTTGTTATTTAGAGACCTAATAGCTGGATGTGCTGCAATTCCAGATGGCGATTTTGAATTAGTAACATGGGAATCACGAATACCACCTCATACCATGTATGTGCAGTCTGTTGTAGCTTTCGTCAATGTTAAGAATGGATGTACTACATCTACAAGGAAGCGTCGATCCAACGCTTGA
- the LOC4348050 gene encoding putative disease resistance protein RGA3 isoform X1 — MEVALSAIASDLINRLTSFLMKKYMESTSIDDKMKRLKELLLRVHIVVEEADGRCITNPMMLMQLKMLAESMYRGYYMLDTIKYKSPKDEEQIINILLQNPCQQGGPLVLPIIGGCRVGKKALVSHVCGDERIRSYFRSILYINGDNMWGMEHTNFKRERTLIVGEFFTDIDEDDWVKFYSTISQKTDRGSKVIIISRIGKLARFGTVKTVCLNSLSQEEYSYLFKMLAFGSIDEKDHPKMAMVANDLAVVLGGSLITANVVADLLRRNHDFQLWNSVLQRFKEMVKSNLSKYGEHPKDIIEKEHPIDITRFGSSYRTRLHLMPPRVERDDSPNRKKPSLLFRDLIAGCAAIPDGDFELVTWESRIPPHTMYVQSVVAFVNVKNGCTTSTRKRRSNA, encoded by the exons ATGGAGGTAGCCTTATCTGCAATTGCAAGTGACCTAATCAACCGACTCACATCATTTCTGATGAAGAAATACATGGAAAGTACTTCTATAGATGACAAGATGAAGAGGCTGAAGGAACTCCTACTTAGAGTCCACATAGTCGTCGAGGAAGCAGATGGGCGATGCATCACAAACCCTATGATGTTAATGCAACTCAAGATGCTTGCAGAAAGCATGTATCGAGGGTACTACATGCTGGACACAATCAAGTACAAATCACCAAAGGATGAAGAG CAGATTATCAACATTTTGTTGCAAAATCCTTGTCAGCAGGGTGGTCCTCTTGTTCTTCCAATCATTGGTGGCTGCAGGGTAGGAAAGAAAGCTTTAGTCAGCCATGTCTGTGGTGACGAGCGGATCAGATCTTACTTTCGTTCAATTTTGTACATCAATGGAGATAACATGTGGGGAATGGAGCACACAAACTTCAAAAGGGAGAGGACTTTGATAGTAGGTGAATTTTTTACAGACATAGATGAAGATGACTGGGTAAAGTTCTATTCTACTATAAGTCAAAAGACAGATCGAGGGAGCAAAGTGATAATCATAAGTCGGATTGGAAAGCTTGCAAGGTTTGGAACAGTAAAGACAGTTTGTCTAAACAGTTTATCACAAGAGGAATATAGCTACCTTTTCAAGATGCTAGCATTTGGAAGCATAGATGAAAAGGACCATCCTAAGATGGCCATGGTTGCAAATGATCTTGCAGTTGTCTTGGGTGGATCACTGATAACTGCAAACGTGGTTGCTGACTTGCTTAGAAGGAACCATGATTTTCAATTATGGAACAGCGTATTGCAGCGCTTCAAGGAGATGGTAAAAAGTAACTTGTCAAAATATGGTGAACATCCAAAAGATATCATTGAGAAAGAGCATCCAATAGACATAACTAGATTTGGATCATCTTATCGTACTCGTCTTCATCTGATGCCACCTCGAGTAGAAAGGGATGATAGTCCAAACAGGAAAAAACCAAGTTTGTTATTTAGAGACCTAATAGCTGGATGTGCTGCAATTCCAGATGGCGATTTTGAATTAGTAACATGGGAATCACGAATACCACCTCATACCATGTATGTGCAGTCTGTTGTAGCTTTCGTCAATGTTAAGAATGGATGTACTACATCTACAAGGAAGCGTCGATCCAACGCTTGA
- the LOC107275540 gene encoding putative disease resistance protein RGA3 has translation MEAAISAIASDLMSRFMSFLIKKYTVTTVKDDKTKRMKELLLRVHAVVEEADGRCITNPKMLTQFKMLAEIMYRGYYMLDTINYKPPNDEEVRRLSTVSVSLKRSRTIFGTPRNPAIDNELETALNNLEAAVSNMNEFVVMLVGCERMCRRPYDTYLYTDNFMFARHVEKQQIINILLQNPCHHSAPLVLPIIGGCRVGKKALISHVCNDERIRSYFSFILYISGDSMGRIEYAKLKKETSLIVCEYFTDIDEDDWINFYSTISQMTAGGSNVVIISRIENLARFGSVKAVRLNSLSKEVYNYLFKKLAFGSIDEKEDPKMASVANDLAVVLGGSLITANVIADLLRRNHDVHFWLHILQRFEGMVKNNLSKYGEHPKDIIEKEKPVDATRFVSSYPTRLHIMPPRVERDDLPNIGMPTIFFGDLIAGSVAIPNGDFEIVTWKSRIPPYTKYVSSGTSFVDDKNGFKTMRKRRSSS, from the coding sequence ATGGAGGCAGCCATTTCGGCAATTGCAAGTGACCTAATGAGCCGGTTCATGTCCTTTCTAATCAAGAAATACACAGTAACTACCGTGAAAGATGACAAGACAAAAAGGATGAAGGAACTCCTACTCAGGGTCCATGCAGTGGTCGAGGAAGCAGATGGGCGATGCATCACAAACCCTAAGATGCTAACTCAATTCAAGATGCTTGCAGAGATCATGTATCGAGGGTACTACATGCTGGACACAATCAATTACAAACCTCCAAATGATGAGGAGGTAAGAAGATTATCAACCGTGTCAGTTTCTTTGAAGCGCTCACGCACAATTTTTGGTACACCTAGAAACCCAGCTATTGATAATGAATTAGAAACTGCACTGAATAATCTGGAAGCTGCTGTTTCTAATATGAATGAGTTTGTTGTAATGTTAGTGGGATGTGAACGCATGTGTCGCAGGCCCTATGATACTTACCTCTACACAGATAATTTTATGTTTGCTCGTCATGTCGAGAAGCAGCAGATTATCAACATTTTGTTGCAAAATCCTTGTCATCATAGTGCTCCTCTCGTTCTTCCGATCATCGGTGGTTGCAGGGTAGGAAAGAAAGCTTTGATCAGCCATGTCTGCAACGACGAGCGTATTAGATCttacttttcttttattttgtacaTCAGTGGAGACAGCATGGGGAGAATAGAGTATGCAAAGTTAAAAAAGGAGACGTCTTTGATTGTTTGTGAATATTTTACGGACATTGATGAAGATGACTGGATAAACTTCTATTCTACTATAAGTCAGATGACAGCTGGAGGAAGTAACGTGGTAATCATAAGTAGGATTGAAAATCTTGCGAGGTTTGGATCAGTAAAGGCAGTTCGTCTAAATAGTTTATCAAAAGAGGTGTACAACTATCTTTTCAAGAAGTTAGCATTTGGAAGCATTGATGAAAAGGAAGATCCTAAGATGGCATCGGTTGCAAATGATCTTGCAGTAGTCCTTGGTGGATCCCTGATAACAGCAAATGTGATTGCTGACTTGCTTAGAAGGAATCATGATGTTCACTTCTGGCTCCACATATTGCAACGCTTCGAGGGGATGGTCAAGAATAATTTATCAAAATATGGTGAACATCCAAAAGATATCATTGAGAAAGAGAAGCCAGTAGATGCCACTAGATTTGTGTCATCTTATCCTACTCGTCTTCATATCATGCCACCTCGAGTAGAAAGGGACGATCTTCCAAACATAGGAATGCCAACTATATTCTTCGGAGATCTAATAGCTGGATCTGTGGCAATTCCAAATGGTGATTTTGAAATAGTAACATGGAAATCACGAATACCACCTTATACTAAGTATGTATCATCTGGTACATCTTTTGTCGATGACAAGAATGGATTCAAAACTATGAGAAAGCGCCGATCTAGTAGTTAA